Proteins found in one Nostoc sp. NIES-3756 genomic segment:
- the petD gene encoding cytochrome b6-f complex subunit IV produces the protein MATVKKPDLSDPNLRAKLAKGMGHNYYGEPAWPNDLLYVFPIVIMGSFACIVALAVLDPAMTGEPANPFATPLEILPEWYLYPVFQILRSLPNKLLGVLAMAAVPLGLILVPFIENVNKFQNPFRRPVATTVFLFGTLVTLWLGIGAALPLDKSLTLGLF, from the coding sequence ATGGCTACAGTAAAAAAACCCGATCTGAGCGATCCTAATTTAAGAGCCAAACTTGCCAAAGGCATGGGTCACAACTACTACGGAGAACCAGCTTGGCCTAACGACTTGCTGTATGTGTTCCCAATTGTGATCATGGGTTCCTTTGCTTGTATCGTGGCTCTAGCTGTACTAGACCCTGCAATGACAGGCGAACCAGCTAATCCTTTTGCCACACCACTGGAAATTTTACCAGAGTGGTACTTGTACCCAGTATTCCAAATTTTGCGATCGCTTCCTAACAAATTGTTGGGAGTTTTAGCAATGGCTGCCGTACCCTTGGGACTAATTCTCGTTCCTTTCATTGAGAACGTCAACAAGTTCCAAAACCCCTTCCGTCGTCCAGTTGCTACCACAGTGTTCTTGTTTGGAACTTTGGTAACTCTATGGTTAGGTATCGGCGCTGCGTTACCATTGGACAAATCTTTGACCTTAGGCTTGTTCTAA
- a CDS encoding ATP-binding protein, producing the protein MLGIMQHDQLTIKSELKLLNQVQQWFEDFCLKYLAQLGWTETQLYRLNLALAEGFTNAVRHAHRTLPPETTIEIEVSLWINKIELRIWDHGKPFDPNAIAEPEPGTLQVGGYGWFLLRRLTDRVEYERSEDGRNCLVIVKHLKEGQH; encoded by the coding sequence ATGCTTGGCATAATGCAGCACGACCAATTAACAATTAAGAGCGAACTGAAGCTCCTTAACCAAGTACAACAGTGGTTTGAGGACTTTTGCCTAAAATATCTGGCTCAACTCGGCTGGACAGAAACACAACTTTATCGCCTCAACTTAGCACTGGCTGAAGGCTTTACTAATGCAGTCCGCCATGCTCATCGTACCTTACCACCGGAGACAACCATAGAAATTGAGGTTAGCCTATGGATTAACAAAATAGAACTAAGAATTTGGGATCATGGTAAACCTTTTGATCCGAATGCGATCGCCGAACCAGAGCCAGGTACATTACAAGTGGGTGGTTATGGCTGGTTCCTCCTGCGACGTTTAACTGACCGTGTAGAATACGAGCGCAGTGAGGATGGCAGAAATTGTTTAGTAATCGTTAAACATCTCAAAGAAGGACAGCATTAA